The following proteins are co-located in the Apium graveolens cultivar Ventura chromosome 5, ASM990537v1, whole genome shotgun sequence genome:
- the LOC141724011 gene encoding calreticulin, with the protein MATRLNPSFLSLVFLSLLAIASAKVFFEERFEDGWESKWVKSDWKKDENMAGEWNYTSGKWNGDSNDKGIQTSEDYRFYAISAEFPEFSNKDQTLVFQFLVKHEQKLDCGGGYMKLLSGQVDQKKFGGDTPYSVMFGPDICGYSTKKVHAILTYNDTNHLIKKDVPCETDQLSHVYTFILRPDATYSILIDNVEKQTGSLYSDWDLLPPKKIKDPEAKKPEDWDDKEFIPDPEDKKPEGYDDIPKEIQDADAKKPEDWDDEEDGEWTPPTVPNPEYKGPWTPKKIKNPAYKGKWKAPMIDNPDFKDDPEIYVFPKLKYVGIELWQVKSGTLFDNVLICDDPDYAKKVAEETWGKNKDAEKAAFEEAEKKKEAEESKDDPIDSDAEDEGDAGEDSDGAESDKEDHEDDPLAEEDSDVKDEL; encoded by the exons aTGGCGACTCGACTAAACCCTAGCTTTCTCTCTCTTGTTTTTCTCTCTCTACTCGCGATCGCCTCCGCAAAGGTCTTCTTCGAGGAACGCTTCGAAG ATGGATGGGAGAGTAAGTGGGTTAAATCAGACTGGAAGAAAGATGAAAATATGGCAGGGGAGTGGAATTACACTTCTGGTAAATGGAATGGAGACTCTAACGACAAAG GTATCCAAACTAGTGAAGACTATAGATTTTATGCTATATCAGCTGAGTTTCCCGAATTCAGCAACAAAGACCAAACATTAGTTTTCCAGTTTTTGGTCAAGCATGAACAGAAACTTGACTGTGGTGGTGGATATATGAAGTTGCTTAGTGGTCAAGTCGATCAAAAGAAATTTGGCGGTGATACCCCATACAG TGTCATGTTTGGACCTGATATCTGTGGATATAGCACCAAGAAAGTACATGCTATCCTTACGTACAATGACACAAACCACTTGATTAAGAAGGATGTTCCTTGTGAAACTGACCAGCTGTCTCATGTGTATACCTTCATCCTTCGTCCTGATGCTACCTACAGTATTCTCATTGATAATGTGGAAAAGCAGACCGGAAGTTTGTACTCTGACTGGGATCTTCTTCCACCAAAGAAAATCAAGGATCCCGAGGCAAAAAAA CCTGAAGATTGGGATGACAAAGAATTTATCCCTGATCCTGAAGATAAGAAACCAGAG GGTTATGATGACATCCCCAAGGAGATACAAGATGCTGATGCCAAGAAG CCAGAGGACtgggatgatgaggaagatggTGAGTGGACACCCCCAACTGTCCCAAATCCTGAATACAAGGGTCCATGGACACCCAAG AAAATTAAGAATCCTGCCTACAAAGGAAAGTGGAAGGCACCTATGATTGACAACCCAG ACTTCAAGGATGACCCTGAAATCTATGTTTTCCCAAAGCTAAAGTATGTTGGCATTGAATTGTGGCAG GTAAAATCTGGAACCCTCTTTGACAATGTGTTGATCTGTGACGATCCGGATTACGCTAAGAAGGTGGCTGAAGAAACATGGGGCAAGAACAAAGAT GCTGAGAAAGCAGCTTTtgaggaggcagaaaagaagAAAGAGGCTGAG GAATCAAAGGACGATCCAATTGATTCTGAT GCCGAAGATGAAGGAGATGCTGGTGAGGATTCCGACGGTGCTGAGTCAGACAAGGAAGATCATGAAGATGACCCCCTTGCTGAAGAGGATTCTGATGTCAAG GATGAGCTATAG
- the LOC141724012 gene encoding anaphase-promoting complex subunit 13, with the protein MAEVSLGVLIDIVDEEWMRDTLPDDDLQLPPDLAPKNEDNEDSNQETPQVDGDAWHDLALGTQ; encoded by the exons ATGGCAGAAGTAAGCTTAGGTGTTCTTATAGACATTGTGGATGAGGAATGGATGAGGGACACTCTGCCTGATGACG ATCTTCAGTTGCCGCCTGATCTTGCTCCTAAAAATGAGGATAATGAAGATTCAA ATCAGGAGACTCCACAAGTTGATGGGGATGCTTGGCACGATCTCGCATTAGGAACTCAATAA